A stretch of Rhizobium sp. TH2 DNA encodes these proteins:
- a CDS encoding carbohydrate ABC transporter permease — MTGTKSSPLMWVVHLSVLLIVVLWTLPTAGLLISSLRDKNQLASSGWWTALSTSTQNVVFRAPGSDAQVEKDGKFVIAGNVLGTRGGQVSAWGTTPTKPSEFQPGQSTTLREGSTLTVQTDGAFEIVSPTKLEGNRGQRIAFVASIPPRFTLDNYREVLSAQGIGSSFINSLTVAIPSTVIPILVAAFAAYALAWMKFPGRALIIAMVVGLLVVPLQMSLIPLLKIYNGVGDIFGVPSKTYLGIWLAHTGFGLPLAIYLLRNYMAGLPREIMESARVDGATDFEIFLKIVLPLSFPALASFAIFQFLWTWNDLLVAMVFLGAGNEELVLTGRLVNLLGSRGGNWEILTASAFITIVVPLLVFFTLQRFLVRGLLAGSVKGG; from the coding sequence ATGACCGGGACCAAAAGCTCTCCCCTCATGTGGGTGGTTCACCTCTCCGTGCTTCTGATCGTCGTTCTCTGGACGCTGCCCACCGCCGGCCTGCTGATCTCGTCGTTGCGCGACAAGAACCAGCTCGCCAGTTCGGGCTGGTGGACGGCGCTGTCGACCTCGACCCAGAACGTCGTCTTCCGCGCCCCGGGCTCCGATGCCCAGGTCGAAAAGGACGGCAAGTTCGTGATCGCGGGCAATGTGCTCGGCACGCGCGGCGGCCAGGTCAGTGCCTGGGGCACCACGCCCACCAAGCCATCGGAATTCCAGCCCGGCCAGTCGACCACCCTTCGTGAAGGCTCGACGCTGACCGTCCAGACCGACGGCGCGTTCGAAATCGTGTCGCCGACCAAGCTCGAAGGCAATCGCGGCCAGCGCATCGCCTTCGTCGCCTCGATCCCGCCGCGCTTCACGCTCGACAACTATAGGGAAGTGCTGTCGGCGCAGGGCATCGGCTCGTCCTTCATCAACTCGCTGACGGTGGCGATCCCGTCGACGGTTATCCCGATCCTGGTCGCGGCCTTTGCCGCCTATGCACTGGCCTGGATGAAGTTTCCCGGCCGCGCCCTGATCATCGCCATGGTCGTCGGCCTGCTCGTCGTGCCGTTGCAAATGTCGCTGATCCCCCTGCTCAAGATATATAACGGCGTCGGCGATATCTTCGGCGTGCCGTCCAAGACCTATCTCGGCATATGGCTGGCGCATACCGGCTTCGGCCTGCCGCTGGCGATCTATCTGCTCCGCAACTACATGGCGGGACTGCCGAGGGAAATCATGGAATCGGCTCGCGTCGATGGCGCGACCGATTTCGAAATCTTCCTCAAGATCGTGCTGCCCTTGTCCTTCCCGGCGCTTGCTTCCTTCGCGATCTTCCAGTTCTTGTGGACCTGGAACGACTTGCTCGTCGCCATGGTGTTCCTCGGCGCCGGCAATGAAGAGCTGGTGTTGACCGGACGTCTCGTGAACCTGCTCGGCTCGCGTGGCGGCAATTGGGAAATCCTCACCGCCTCGGCCTTCATCACCATCGTGGTTCCGCTCCTCGTGTTCTTCACGCTGCAGCGCTTCCTCGTACGCGGCCTGCTCGCAGGCTCGGTGAAGGGCGGCTGA
- a CDS encoding alpha-glucosidase family protein — MNQANQISPMPDKDWWRGAVIYQIYPRSYQDSNADGIGDLRGITARLPHIASLGADAIWISPFFTSPMKDFGYDVSDYCDVDPIFGTLDDFDLLIAEAHRLNIRVMIDLVLSHTSDLHPWFVESRSSLTNPKADWYVWADPAPDGTPPTNWLSIFGGSAWQWDTRRLQYFLHNFLTSQPDLNFHNPEVQDALLDVTRFWLQKGVDGFRLDTINFYFHDKHLRHNPALAPELRNAQTAPAVNPYNHQEHLYDKSQPENLEFLKRFRAVLDEYPAITAVGEVGDSQRGLEIAGEYTSGGDKVHMCYAFEFLAPDALTPVSVKATQEKFQLVAPEGWACWAFSNHDVMRHISRWGSNVHDVAGYAKLLSALLMTLRGSVCIYQGEELGLPEADLAFEDLQDPYGIQFWPNYKGRDGCRTPMVWEKAAPNGGFSLVKPWLPVPANHLELAVDAENVETSSILNQYRQFLAFRRRHPAFAKGEIEFLDAGNEVLSFTRMHGNEALLCIFNMSEHSVVAELPEGGWEALDGHGFPSEQNERNISLSAWGAWFARRT, encoded by the coding sequence ATGAATCAGGCAAACCAGATCTCTCCGATGCCGGACAAGGATTGGTGGCGTGGTGCGGTGATCTACCAGATCTATCCGCGTAGCTACCAGGACTCCAATGCCGATGGCATCGGGGATCTCAGGGGTATCACCGCACGCCTGCCCCACATCGCCTCGCTGGGGGCGGATGCAATCTGGATATCGCCCTTCTTCACCTCGCCGATGAAGGATTTCGGCTACGACGTCTCGGACTATTGCGACGTCGATCCGATCTTCGGCACGCTGGACGATTTCGATCTGCTGATCGCCGAAGCGCACCGCCTCAATATCAGGGTGATGATCGACCTCGTGCTTTCGCACACATCGGACCTGCATCCCTGGTTCGTCGAGAGCCGCTCGTCGCTGACCAATCCGAAGGCCGACTGGTATGTCTGGGCCGACCCCGCGCCGGACGGCACGCCGCCAACCAACTGGCTGTCGATCTTCGGCGGTTCGGCCTGGCAATGGGATACGCGGCGACTGCAATATTTCCTGCACAACTTCCTGACGTCGCAGCCGGACCTCAATTTCCACAATCCGGAAGTTCAGGACGCGCTGCTCGATGTCACCCGCTTCTGGCTGCAGAAGGGCGTCGATGGCTTTCGCCTCGACACGATCAACTTCTATTTCCACGACAAGCACCTGCGGCACAATCCGGCGCTGGCGCCGGAACTGCGCAACGCGCAGACAGCACCCGCCGTGAACCCGTACAACCATCAGGAACATCTCTACGACAAGAGCCAGCCGGAGAACCTCGAATTCCTCAAGCGCTTCCGAGCCGTGCTCGATGAATATCCCGCAATCACCGCCGTCGGCGAGGTGGGCGATTCCCAGCGCGGCCTCGAAATCGCCGGCGAATATACGTCGGGCGGCGACAAGGTGCATATGTGCTACGCCTTCGAATTCCTGGCGCCCGACGCGCTCACCCCGGTTTCCGTGAAGGCTACACAGGAGAAATTCCAGCTTGTGGCGCCCGAGGGCTGGGCCTGCTGGGCATTCTCCAATCACGATGTGATGCGGCACATTTCCCGCTGGGGCTCAAACGTTCACGATGTCGCGGGCTATGCGAAACTGCTCTCGGCGCTGTTGATGACGCTACGCGGCTCGGTCTGCATCTACCAGGGCGAGGAACTCGGCCTTCCCGAGGCGGACCTCGCCTTCGAGGACCTGCAGGACCCCTATGGCATTCAGTTCTGGCCCAACTACAAAGGCCGCGACGGATGCCGCACCCCGATGGTGTGGGAGAAAGCGGCGCCGAATGGCGGCTTCTCGCTGGTCAAGCCCTGGCTGCCGGTGCCGGCGAACCATCTCGAACTCGCGGTGGACGCGGAGAATGTCGAGACGTCTTCCATTCTCAACCAGTACCGGCAGTTCCTCGCATTCCGCAGGCGGCACCCCGCCTTTGCCAAGGGCGAGATCGAATTTCTCGACGCCGGCAACGAAGTGCTGAGCTTCACACGGATGCACGGCAATGAAGCATTGCTCTGCATTTTCAACATGTCGGAACACTCGGTGGTGGCGGAACTGCCCGAGGGTGGCTGGGAAGCGCTGGACGGACACGGCTTTCCGTCCGAGCAGAATGAACGGAACATAAGTCTGTCGGCCTGGGGCGCATGGTTCGCCCGCAGGACGTGA
- a CDS encoding ABC transporter ATP-binding protein, protein MSGVVLKDVKKSYGAVHVIHGVDLEIEKGEFIVFVGPSGCGKSTLLRMIAGLEDISGGEMHIDGVLVNDVPPSKRGIAMVFQSYALYPHMTVYDNMAFGMRIAKEPQAEIDKKVRSAANILQLTNYLERLPKALSGGQRQRVAIGRSIVRNPKVFLFDEPLSNLDAALRVATRIEIAKLHESMDDAIMIYVTHDQVEAMTLADRIVVLSAGKIEQVGSPLELYEHPQSLFVAGFIGSPKMNLLTGKHADPFSCTTVGVRPEHLTVVDGGGTWSGKVIHTEKLGADSFLYVDMGLDEPMTVRENGTTKYNAGDTVSVIPMDGKVHRFGPDGRPATA, encoded by the coding sequence ATGTCAGGAGTTGTTCTGAAGGACGTCAAAAAGTCCTACGGCGCGGTGCACGTCATCCATGGCGTGGATCTCGAAATCGAGAAGGGCGAGTTCATCGTCTTCGTCGGCCCGTCGGGCTGCGGCAAGTCGACGCTTCTGCGCATGATCGCGGGCCTCGAGGATATCTCCGGCGGAGAAATGCATATCGACGGCGTGCTGGTCAACGACGTGCCGCCCTCGAAGCGCGGTATCGCCATGGTGTTCCAGTCCTATGCGCTCTACCCGCACATGACGGTATATGACAACATGGCCTTCGGCATGCGCATCGCCAAGGAACCGCAGGCCGAGATCGACAAGAAGGTGCGCTCGGCAGCCAATATCCTGCAGCTCACGAACTATCTGGAGCGTCTGCCCAAGGCATTGTCTGGCGGCCAGCGCCAGCGCGTCGCCATCGGCCGTTCGATCGTGCGCAATCCGAAGGTCTTCCTGTTCGACGAGCCGCTCTCGAACCTCGATGCCGCGCTTCGTGTGGCGACCCGCATCGAGATCGCCAAGCTGCATGAGAGCATGGACGATGCGATCATGATCTACGTCACCCACGATCAGGTCGAGGCCATGACGCTCGCCGACCGCATCGTGGTGCTCTCCGCCGGCAAGATCGAACAAGTCGGATCGCCGCTCGAACTCTACGAGCATCCGCAGTCGCTGTTCGTTGCCGGCTTCATCGGTTCGCCGAAAATGAACCTGCTGACCGGCAAGCACGCTGATCCGTTCAGTTGCACCACCGTCGGCGTCCGCCCCGAACACCTGACCGTGGTCGATGGCGGCGGCACATGGAGCGGCAAGGTCATCCATACCGAGAAGCTCGGCGCGGATTCCTTCCTCTATGTCGACATGGGCCTCGACGAGCCGATGACCGTTCGCGAGAACGGCACCACGAAATACAACGCCGGCGACACGGTTTCGGTGATCCCGATGGACGGCAAGGTCCACCGCTTCGGCCCGGACGGCCGGCCGGCCACGGCCTGA
- a CDS encoding aminotransferase has translation MADFNPLIEKLSPPPVPSVLAWGRQYDGSRGPKIDLSQAVPGYPPHPQMLAWLSETAGSKAYTSYGAIEGEDVLREAYAAHVSSLYGAGISAANIHITSGANQAFMCIAMAVAGAGDTVAVTNPFYFNQETTLAMLGIKVTTVACDPANQFLPDMAAVKAMLKPGVKAFVLVTPNNPTGAVYSSVLLREIFELCRRNGTWLILDETYRDFLMDDQPLHDLLSIPGWEDGLALTYSFSKSYCIPGHRLGAITAGPVMVDQVAKVMDNLQICAPRAAQAAVAKAIPALADWRRANRAEISGRADALKDVMSRLPAWKMDALGAYFAYVRHPFPGVKSEVVAEKLAREAGIVCLPGIYFGEGQNNHLRFAFANADAPTIRLLEERLRDFKV, from the coding sequence ATGGCTGACTTCAATCCCCTGATCGAAAAGCTCTCGCCGCCGCCGGTGCCGTCAGTGCTGGCATGGGGCCGGCAGTATGACGGTTCGCGCGGGCCGAAGATCGATCTCAGCCAAGCGGTGCCGGGCTATCCGCCGCATCCCCAGATGCTGGCATGGCTATCAGAGACCGCAGGGTCGAAGGCCTATACCAGCTATGGCGCGATCGAGGGCGAGGATGTACTGCGCGAGGCCTATGCCGCGCATGTCTCAAGCCTATACGGCGCAGGCATATCGGCTGCAAACATCCACATCACATCGGGCGCCAACCAGGCTTTCATGTGCATCGCCATGGCAGTGGCCGGCGCTGGCGACACGGTTGCGGTGACCAATCCGTTCTATTTCAATCAGGAAACCACGCTCGCCATGCTCGGCATCAAGGTGACGACAGTAGCCTGCGACCCGGCGAACCAGTTCCTGCCCGACATGGCGGCGGTGAAGGCTATGCTGAAGCCGGGCGTAAAAGCCTTCGTGCTGGTCACGCCCAACAACCCGACCGGTGCGGTCTATTCTTCGGTACTGCTGCGCGAGATCTTCGAACTCTGCCGCCGGAACGGCACCTGGCTGATCCTAGACGAGACCTATCGGGACTTCCTGATGGACGACCAGCCATTGCATGATCTCCTGTCCATTCCGGGCTGGGAGGATGGGCTGGCGCTGACCTACAGTTTCTCGAAATCCTACTGCATTCCCGGCCATAGGCTCGGCGCAATCACCGCCGGTCCCGTTATGGTCGATCAGGTGGCAAAGGTCATGGACAACCTGCAGATCTGCGCACCGCGTGCCGCCCAGGCGGCCGTGGCAAAGGCAATACCAGCGCTCGCCGACTGGCGCCGCGCCAACCGTGCTGAGATTTCCGGCCGCGCCGATGCGTTGAAGGATGTGATGTCACGACTGCCAGCGTGGAAGATGGATGCGCTCGGCGCCTATTTCGCCTATGTCAGGCACCCGTTCCCCGGCGTTAAATCCGAAGTGGTGGCAGAGAAACTCGCCCGCGAGGCAGGCATCGTCTGCCTGCCCGGCATCTATTTCGGCGAGGGCCAGAACAATCACCTGCGCTTCGCCTTCGCCAATGCCGATGCACCGACGATCAGGCTGCTGGAAGAGCGTTTGAGAGACTTCAAGGTCTAG
- a CDS encoding trimethylamine methyltransferase family protein, whose amino-acid sequence MNEMVLNRRAGGRAARVAARSAPLAENLRPVRPGLPGGQYKALTDAGIKRIHEAALEALEVIGLSQAPQTGIDAMTKAGAILGEDGRLRFPRALVEDMLAKAARGITLFGRETKYDLDLSGTKVHFGTAGAAVHIVDVEKREYRESTSKDLLQASQLVHHLDNVHFFQRAMVCRDVEDNLLMDMNTLYACCAGTTKHVGTSFSDPSFVGDGFEMLHMIAGGEDKWRARPFVSNSNCFVVPPMKFATESCQTMEHCIREGMPILLLSAGQAGATAPAPLATAIVQAVAECLAGVVYVNSIAPGHPAIFGTWPFVSDLRTGAMSGGSGEQGLLTAGCAQMHQFYGLPGGAAGGMSDSKLPDMQAGWEQGILNVLAGLSGLNMVYESVGMHASLLGFCLESLVLGDDLLGQVQRCVRGIDVTEDSVSIETMRQVCLEGPGHYLGHAQTLELMQTEYIYPAVANRSSPKEWNELGRPDLIQKAIERKNRILADAAPSLIDFEADAAIRARWQIYC is encoded by the coding sequence ATGAATGAGATGGTCTTGAACCGGCGCGCCGGCGGCCGCGCCGCCCGCGTTGCCGCCCGCTCCGCACCTCTGGCGGAAAACCTGCGCCCGGTTCGCCCGGGCCTGCCCGGCGGCCAATACAAGGCGCTGACCGATGCGGGTATCAAGCGCATTCATGAGGCGGCGCTGGAAGCGCTCGAGGTGATCGGCCTGTCGCAGGCGCCGCAGACCGGTATCGATGCGATGACCAAGGCTGGCGCCATTCTCGGCGAGGATGGTCGCCTGCGGTTTCCGCGCGCGCTGGTAGAGGACATGCTGGCCAAGGCTGCACGAGGCATCACGCTCTTCGGTCGCGAAACGAAATACGACCTGGACCTGAGCGGCACCAAGGTTCACTTCGGCACGGCGGGTGCGGCGGTGCATATCGTCGATGTCGAGAAGCGCGAGTATCGCGAGTCGACCTCGAAGGACCTACTCCAGGCTTCGCAGCTCGTCCATCACCTGGACAATGTGCATTTCTTCCAGCGCGCCATGGTCTGCCGCGACGTGGAAGACAATCTGCTGATGGACATGAACACGCTCTATGCCTGCTGCGCGGGCACGACAAAGCATGTCGGCACCAGCTTCTCCGATCCCAGCTTCGTCGGCGATGGCTTCGAGATGCTGCACATGATCGCGGGCGGCGAGGACAAGTGGCGGGCGCGTCCCTTCGTCTCCAATTCGAACTGCTTCGTCGTTCCGCCGATGAAATTCGCCACCGAAAGCTGCCAGACGATGGAGCATTGCATCCGTGAGGGCATGCCGATCCTGCTACTCTCCGCCGGTCAGGCAGGTGCGACTGCGCCCGCGCCACTCGCGACAGCAATCGTCCAGGCCGTGGCGGAATGCCTTGCCGGCGTCGTTTATGTCAACTCCATCGCGCCCGGCCATCCGGCGATCTTCGGCACATGGCCTTTCGTCTCCGACCTCAGGACCGGCGCGATGTCGGGCGGCTCGGGCGAACAGGGCCTGCTGACGGCGGGCTGCGCCCAGATGCATCAGTTCTACGGCTTGCCGGGTGGCGCCGCCGGCGGCATGTCCGACTCCAAGCTGCCCGATATGCAGGCCGGCTGGGAACAGGGCATTCTCAACGTGCTCGCCGGTCTCTCGGGCCTCAACATGGTCTATGAATCGGTCGGCATGCATGCCTCGCTGCTCGGCTTTTGCCTGGAATCGCTGGTGCTGGGCGACGACCTGCTCGGCCAGGTGCAGCGCTGCGTGCGCGGCATCGACGTCACCGAGGATTCGGTGTCAATCGAGACGATGAGGCAGGTCTGCCTCGAAGGTCCCGGACACTATCTCGGCCACGCCCAGACGCTGGAATTGATGCAGACGGAATATATCTACCCCGCTGTCGCCAACCGTTCGAGCCCCAAGGAGTGGAACGAACTCGGCCGGCCCGACCTGATCCAGAAGGCGATCGAGCGCAAGAACAGGATTCTGGCGGATGCCGCGCCGTCGTTGATCGATTTCGAGGCGGATGCGGCGATCAGGGCGCGGTGGCAGATTTACTGCTGA
- a CDS encoding oxaloacetate decarboxylase, with amino-acid sequence MIIERHRKFHALHQQGCFVIPNPWDMGSAKMMAASGAVALATSSAALAFTLGRPDMGQVTREEALRHGEDIVRATSLPVSGDFENGFADAPDDVAETIRLAAQAGLSGCSIEDTQMIDGNPAYDFELAVDRIKAAADAARSLPQPFMLCARADGVMNGVYNLDEGIRRIQAFERAGAGLVYIPVPPGPEELKRVIASVKAPVNALAAGPLTRLSVKEIAAIGARRISLGSMIARVTHAAIAEQMDAIMKDGDFTKLSAAASGKKIDAMLVAGSNTENQNE; translated from the coding sequence ATGATTATCGAACGCCACAGGAAATTTCATGCGCTTCATCAACAGGGCTGCTTCGTCATCCCGAACCCGTGGGACATGGGCTCGGCGAAAATGATGGCGGCTTCGGGCGCGGTCGCGCTCGCCACCAGTTCCGCGGCGCTTGCCTTCACGCTTGGCCGGCCGGATATGGGCCAGGTGACGCGCGAGGAAGCGCTCAGGCATGGCGAGGATATCGTGCGCGCCACGTCGCTGCCGGTGTCGGGCGATTTCGAAAATGGTTTTGCCGATGCGCCGGACGATGTCGCCGAGACGATCCGGCTTGCGGCCCAGGCTGGTCTCTCGGGCTGCTCGATCGAAGACACGCAGATGATCGACGGCAACCCGGCCTATGATTTCGAGCTTGCGGTCGATCGGATCAAGGCTGCTGCGGATGCCGCGCGTTCTCTGCCACAACCCTTCATGCTCTGCGCCCGCGCCGATGGCGTGATGAACGGCGTCTACAATCTCGACGAGGGCATCCGCCGCATCCAGGCGTTCGAGCGGGCCGGCGCCGGCCTTGTCTACATTCCGGTGCCGCCGGGGCCGGAGGAACTCAAGCGAGTCATCGCCTCGGTGAAAGCGCCGGTCAATGCGCTGGCCGCCGGCCCGCTCACCAGACTCTCGGTGAAGGAGATCGCTGCCATCGGTGCGCGACGCATCTCGCTCGGCTCGATGATCGCCCGCGTCACCCATGCGGCGATTGCCGAACAGATGGACGCCATCATGAAAGATGGCGATTTCACGAAACTTTCAGCGGCGGCCTCGGGCAAAAAAATCGATGCCATGCTTGTCGCCGGGTCGAATACGGAGAACCAGAATGAATGA
- a CDS encoding FAD-dependent oxidoreductase, protein MKKPIPSKARAVIIGGGVSGCSVAYHLAKLGWTDVVLLERKQLTSGTTWHAAGLIGQMRASQNMTRLAKYSADLYVKLEAETGIGTGMKQNGSMTMALTEERKQEIYRQASLARAFNVDVREISPGEAKEMYPHLNIGDIKAAVHLPLDGQCDPANIAMALAKGARQNGATIIEGVKVTAVNQQNGRVVSVTCEQDGETYTIETENVVNAAGMWGRTLANMSGVTVPLHACEHFYIVTEPIPGLKQLPVLRVPDECTYYKEDAGKMLIGAFELKAKPWGMDGIREDFCFDQLPEDFDHFQPILEMAINRMPMLETAGIHTFFNGPESFTPDDRYYLGEAPELKGYWVAAGYNSIGIVSSGGAGMALAQWMNDGEPPFDLWEVDIRRAQPFQKNRAYLKERVTETLGLLYADHFPYRQMATARGVRRSPLHEHLKARGAVFGEVAGNERANWFAKEGQEREYRYSWNRQNWFENQKDEHLSVRNGVGLFDMSSFGKIRVEGRDACAFLNRLCANQMDVAAGRIVYTQMLNHKGGIESDLTVTRLSENAFFLVVPGATLQRDLAWLRKNLTSDEFVVITDVAAGEAVLCVMGPKSRELMQKVSPNDFSNASHPFATAREIEVGMGLARAHRVTYVGELGWELYVSSDQAAHVFEALEEAGADVGLKLCGLHTLDSCRIEKAFRHFGHDITDEDHVLEAGLGFAVRLNKQDFIGRDAVLRKQEAGLKRRMLQFKLDDAQPLLFHNEAIVRDGKIVSIVTSGNYGHHLGGAIGLGYVPCEGQSEGDVLGSKYEIEIAGTRVSATASIAPMYDPKSERVRA, encoded by the coding sequence ATGAAGAAGCCCATCCCCTCCAAGGCCCGCGCCGTCATCATCGGCGGTGGTGTCTCGGGCTGCTCGGTGGCCTATCACCTTGCCAAGCTCGGCTGGACCGATGTTGTGCTGCTCGAACGCAAGCAGTTGACCTCGGGTACGACCTGGCATGCGGCGGGCCTGATCGGGCAAATGCGCGCCAGCCAGAACATGACCCGGCTCGCAAAATATTCGGCCGATCTTTATGTCAAGCTCGAAGCCGAGACCGGCATCGGCACCGGCATGAAGCAGAACGGCTCCATGACCATGGCGCTGACCGAGGAGCGTAAGCAGGAAATCTATCGCCAGGCCTCGCTCGCCCGTGCCTTCAATGTCGACGTGCGTGAGATTTCGCCTGGGGAAGCCAAGGAGATGTATCCGCATCTCAACATCGGCGACATCAAGGCCGCCGTGCATCTTCCGCTCGACGGCCAGTGCGACCCGGCCAATATCGCCATGGCGCTGGCCAAGGGCGCACGGCAGAACGGCGCGACTATTATCGAAGGCGTCAAGGTCACTGCGGTGAACCAACAGAATGGTCGCGTGGTGAGTGTCACCTGCGAGCAGGATGGCGAGACCTACACGATCGAGACCGAAAACGTCGTGAACGCCGCCGGCATGTGGGGGCGCACGCTCGCCAATATGTCCGGCGTCACGGTGCCGCTGCATGCCTGCGAGCATTTTTACATCGTCACCGAACCGATCCCCGGTCTCAAGCAACTCCCCGTGCTGCGCGTGCCGGATGAGTGCACCTATTACAAGGAGGATGCCGGCAAGATGCTGATCGGCGCCTTCGAGCTCAAGGCAAAGCCTTGGGGCATGGACGGCATTCGCGAGGACTTCTGCTTCGACCAGTTGCCGGAGGATTTCGACCACTTCCAGCCGATCCTGGAAATGGCGATCAACCGCATGCCGATGCTGGAAACTGCGGGTATCCATACTTTCTTCAACGGGCCGGAAAGCTTCACGCCCGATGATCGCTACTACCTTGGCGAGGCACCAGAACTGAAGGGCTACTGGGTTGCGGCCGGCTATAATTCGATCGGCATCGTCTCGTCGGGCGGTGCCGGCATGGCTCTGGCGCAATGGATGAACGATGGCGAACCGCCTTTCGATCTCTGGGAAGTCGATATCCGCCGCGCCCAGCCGTTCCAGAAGAACCGCGCCTATCTCAAGGAGCGGGTTACCGAAACGCTCGGCCTGCTCTATGCCGACCATTTCCCCTATCGCCAGATGGCAACCGCGCGCGGCGTCCGCCGCTCGCCGCTGCATGAGCATTTGAAGGCGCGGGGCGCGGTGTTCGGCGAAGTCGCCGGCAATGAGCGTGCCAATTGGTTTGCGAAAGAGGGCCAAGAGCGGGAGTATAGATATAGCTGGAACCGGCAGAACTGGTTCGAGAACCAGAAAGACGAGCATCTCTCGGTGCGCAACGGCGTCGGCCTGTTCGATATGTCGAGCTTCGGCAAGATCCGCGTCGAGGGCCGCGATGCCTGCGCCTTCCTCAACCGCCTTTGCGCCAACCAGATGGACGTTGCTGCCGGGCGCATCGTCTATACCCAGATGCTGAACCACAAGGGCGGCATCGAGAGCGATCTGACGGTTACGCGGTTGTCAGAAAATGCCTTCTTCCTCGTCGTGCCCGGCGCCACATTGCAGCGTGATCTGGCATGGCTGCGCAAGAACCTGACCTCGGATGAATTCGTCGTCATCACCGATGTCGCGGCTGGCGAGGCGGTGCTCTGCGTCATGGGCCCGAAATCGCGCGAGTTGATGCAGAAGGTCAGCCCCAACGATTTCTCCAATGCGAGCCATCCCTTTGCGACGGCGCGAGAAATCGAAGTCGGCATGGGCCTCGCCCGCGCCCACCGCGTCACCTATGTCGGCGAGCTTGGCTGGGAACTCTATGTCTCTTCGGACCAGGCCGCGCATGTATTCGAGGCGCTGGAGGAAGCAGGCGCGGATGTTGGCCTCAAGCTCTGCGGCCTGCATACGCTCGACAGCTGCCGCATCGAAAAGGCTTTCCGCCATTTCGGCCATGACATCACTGATGAGGATCATGTCCTGGAAGCTGGCCTCGGCTTTGCCGTCCGGCTCAACAAGCAGGATTTCATCGGCCGCGACGCGGTGTTGCGCAAACAGGAGGCAGGCCTCAAGCGCCGCATGCTGCAGTTCAAGCTCGATGACGCCCAGCCGCTGCTGTTCCACAACGAGGCGATCGTTCGTGACGGCAAGATCGTATCGATCGTCACCTCGGGCAATTACGGCCACCATCTCGGCGGTGCCATCGGCCTCGGCTACGTGCCTTGCGAGGGCCAGAGCGAGGGCGACGTGCTCGGCTCGAAATACGAGATCGAGATTGCGGGTACACGTGTTTCCGCCACGGCATCGATCGCGCCGATGTATGATCCGAAGTCGGAAAGGGTGAGGGCGTAA